The DNA segment GCCTCAGAGTTTCAAATGCGCGGCGCGTCAGAGCTTGGGGCCGAGCGCGCCCACGCGTCGGCGGTAGGCGTCGAACGCCGGACCGAACTCAGCCGCGAGCACCGCGTCCTCGCGCTGCACGCGCCAGATCGCACTGGCCGTGAACCCGGCCGCGAGCAGCGCGCACGCGACGGTCGGTGTCATCGACACGGCACCCGTCGCCACCAGAATCAGCCCCACTTCCGACGGATGTCGCGCGAGCCGATACACCCCGCCCTGCTCCAGCGCCTGCGCGCGCGCGACCTCGGGGCCGCTCACGAACGCGGCGCCGAGTCGATGAATCGCGAGGAGCCTCAGCGCGCCGCCGAGGAGCACCAGCCCGATGCCGAGCGGATGTCGCAGCGGCCCGGCCACGCACGCGAGCTCCAGCGCCAGCAAGAGCGCGCT comes from the Deltaproteobacteria bacterium genome and includes:
- a CDS encoding isoprenylcysteine carboxylmethyltransferase family protein translates to MKALWALAAGLGAGALLALGARLLGEGLSPIPIVAFALLAAGEAGLSRDGERRPDSLRVRVGAGLSEALGSALLLALELACVAGPLRHPLGIGLVLLGGALRLLAIHRLGAAFVSGPEVARAQALEQGGVYRLARHPSEVGLILVATGAVSMTPTVACALLAAGFTASAIWRVQREDAVLAAEFGPAFDAYRRRVGALGPKL